Proteins from a genomic interval of Mycoplasmopsis columboralis:
- the uvrC gene encoding excinuclease ABC subunit UvrC: MKISVKEKLKSVPKKPGIYLWKDQYDQIIYVGKALNLYSRMHQYFKGSINSYKTYKLVQNIADFDFYVTKTEKDALLLEKNYIEKYKPKYNILLLDDKNYSYIEIEHGDKLTIKTTHKIQHSKANTYYYGPITKGFHRRELVNILQRFFLYKDGLPILKSTKEENAQKFNQIIDILKLKDTSFLKQITTKMEQAAMQMHFEIAKEYRDSLRLLQEMKQRQISEISSLKNIDVFAFKLQENVMHVSIVNYRYGIQTSHNYTYFQSQSNIKEDIELTLANYYELNEIADNIVIDYEFKNLNIELLSEKITYPQKGVLLDLINLTNENNKIAIQTKYTHNLAKNQRNIESLNTLQSLLKLPNKIRLIYIFDNSNLNNTNVVGVGMAFKDGQNYAKLNRKFFLEKNSRFNTSKLADSEYMYLNVLSYINVNIEFFRNINYDDLFIVDGSIVQINSFFRAVKEFDFIDINKLNVIGLVKDDQHKTREIVLKNGTHLKIEDQNLYNFLSNLQIKIDAYAKKYFNYKFRQSSLTSKLSQIKGVGLKSEQKLLQHFKDYSSIYNASEAELAQVVGKKVAKLIKESI; the protein is encoded by the coding sequence ATGAAAATTAGTGTAAAAGAAAAACTTAAAAGTGTACCCAAAAAACCCGGAATCTACTTGTGAAAAGATCAATATGATCAAATTATTTACGTAGGTAAAGCTTTAAATTTATACAGTCGTATGCATCAGTATTTCAAAGGAAGTATTAATTCATATAAAACTTATAAGTTAGTTCAAAACATTGCCGATTTTGATTTTTATGTCACTAAAACCGAGAAAGATGCTTTGTTATTAGAAAAAAATTACATTGAAAAATATAAACCTAAATACAACATCTTGCTCTTAGATGATAAAAATTATTCATACATTGAAATTGAACATGGTGATAAATTGACCATTAAAACCACACATAAGATTCAACATTCCAAAGCAAACACTTATTATTATGGGCCAATTACTAAAGGTTTTCATCGCCGCGAATTAGTTAATATTTTGCAACGTTTTTTTCTTTACAAAGATGGTTTGCCAATTCTTAAATCCACCAAAGAAGAAAATGCTCAAAAATTCAATCAAATTATTGATATTTTGAAGCTTAAAGATACTTCGTTTTTAAAACAAATAACCACAAAAATGGAACAAGCAGCTATGCAAATGCACTTTGAAATTGCTAAAGAATATCGTGATTCTTTACGATTGCTTCAAGAGATGAAACAACGTCAAATTTCTGAAATTTCTTCATTAAAAAATATTGATGTGTTTGCTTTTAAATTACAAGAAAATGTAATGCATGTTTCAATTGTAAATTACCGTTACGGAATTCAAACTTCGCATAATTACACTTATTTTCAATCACAAAGCAACATCAAAGAAGATATCGAATTGACATTAGCAAATTATTATGAATTAAATGAAATTGCCGACAATATTGTTATTGATTATGAATTTAAAAATTTAAACATTGAACTTCTTTCAGAAAAAATAACTTACCCTCAAAAAGGAGTTTTGTTAGATTTAATTAATTTAACAAATGAAAACAATAAAATAGCCATTCAAACCAAATATACACATAATTTAGCAAAAAATCAACGTAATATTGAGTCTTTAAATACTTTACAATCGTTACTAAAGCTCCCTAATAAAATTAGATTAATTTACATTTTTGACAATTCTAATTTAAACAACACAAATGTTGTAGGTGTTGGTATGGCTTTTAAAGATGGTCAAAATTACGCAAAATTAAACAGAAAATTCTTTTTAGAAAAAAACTCTCGTTTTAATACATCCAAATTAGCTGACAGTGAATATATGTATTTAAATGTACTCAGTTATATTAATGTTAACATTGAATTTTTTAGAAATATCAATTACGATGACTTATTTATTGTAGATGGATCAATTGTTCAAATTAATTCATTTTTTAGAGCTGTAAAAGAATTTGATTTTATTGATATAAATAAACTCAATGTGATTGGATTAGTAAAAGATGATCAACATAAGACTCGTGAAATTGTTTTAAAAAACGGAACACATCTTAAAATTGAAGATCAGAATTTATACAACTTCTTAAGTAATTTACAAATCAAAATAGATGCTTATGCTAAAAAATATTTTAATTACAAATTTAGACAATCTTCTTTAACAAGTAAACTAAGCCAAATTAAAGGTGTAGGACTTAAAAGCGAGCAAAAACTTTTGCAACATTTTAAAGATTATTCGTCAATTTATAATGCTTCTGAAGCGGAATTAGCTCAAGTTGTAGGTAAAAAGGTGGCTAAATTAATTAAAGAAAGTATTTAG
- the pdhA gene encoding pyruvate dehydrogenase (acetyl-transferring) E1 component subunit alpha, whose translation MSKTYKYALDKDGNYTVMSNPNEMIRVLDVNGDLIDKKYKSSLTNEQLLEAYKWMVLSRQQDTYMLQLQRQGRMLTFVPNLGEEALQVATAFAMNPKTDWFLPAFRSNATMLALGVPMLNQMLYWNGNEWGCNIPEGVNVMPVNIVIASQISHAAGMAFGMKHHKTGGVAVTFVGNGGTTEGEFAEGVNFAAVQEWPAVFCVNNNQWAISTPNHFESVSATISMKAAAFGCAGIRVDGNDFLASYDAIKDAIEYSRNESKPIIVEFVTWRQGPHTTSDNPRVYRTEEEEKENEKWEPMHRFEKYLYSVGALNDSQKEQIWNESLDFVKKTYEESMTKINTKLDDIFDYTYAELPEYLKEQKQEAVDFWSKKGVK comes from the coding sequence ATGTCAAAAACATATAAATATGCATTAGATAAAGACGGTAACTATACAGTTATGTCTAACCCTAATGAAATGATTAGAGTTTTAGATGTTAATGGTGATTTAATTGATAAAAAATACAAATCATCACTTACAAACGAACAACTCTTAGAAGCTTATAAGTGAATGGTTTTATCAAGACAACAAGACACCTACATGCTTCAACTTCAAAGACAAGGTCGTATGTTAACTTTTGTGCCTAACCTTGGTGAAGAAGCATTGCAAGTGGCAACAGCTTTTGCTATGAATCCTAAAACCGATTGATTTTTACCAGCTTTTAGATCAAATGCAACCATGTTAGCACTTGGTGTTCCAATGTTAAATCAAATGCTTTACTGAAACGGAAACGAGTGAGGATGCAACATTCCTGAAGGTGTAAATGTAATGCCTGTAAATATTGTTATTGCATCTCAAATTTCACACGCAGCCGGAATGGCATTTGGAATGAAACACCACAAAACAGGTGGAGTAGCTGTTACTTTTGTTGGTAATGGTGGAACAACCGAAGGTGAATTTGCAGAAGGAGTTAACTTTGCAGCCGTTCAAGAATGACCAGCTGTTTTCTGTGTTAACAACAACCAATGAGCTATTTCAACTCCGAACCACTTTGAATCAGTATCTGCAACTATTTCAATGAAAGCCGCTGCTTTTGGATGTGCTGGAATTAGAGTTGATGGAAATGACTTTTTAGCAAGTTATGACGCTATTAAAGATGCTATTGAATACTCAAGAAATGAAAGCAAACCAATCATTGTGGAGTTTGTAACTTGACGTCAAGGACCACACACCACTTCAGATAACCCACGGGTATATAGAACTGAAGAAGAAGAAAAAGAAAATGAAAAATGAGAACCAATGCACCGTTTTGAAAAATACCTTTACTCAGTTGGCGCTTTAAATGATTCTCAAAAAGAACAAATCTGAAATGAATCATTAGATTTTGTTAAAAAAACTTACGAAGAAAGTATGACAAAAATCAATACTAAACTTGATGATATTTTTGATTACACATACGCTGAACTTCCTGAATACTTAAAAGAACAAAAACAAGAAGCAGTAGACTTTTGATCAAAGAAAGGAGTTAAATAA
- a CDS encoding alpha-ketoacid dehydrogenase subunit beta → MADTKVVNNIEALTHALDLAMEKDPNVVLFGEDAGYEGGVFRATQGLQAKYGVQRVFDTPISEAAIAGVAIGASLAGLKPIGELQFQGFSYPAMQQIFTHAARLRNRSRGRLSVPIVIRMPMGGGIRALEHHSEALEAIYSHVPGTKVVMPAFPYDTKGLLLAALADPDPVIFLEPKKIYRAGKQEIPAGYYEVEIGKANVLVEGKDLTLVTYGAQVHDALAAMKKLQASNPEISIELIDLRTIKPLDHQTIVESVKKTGRLLVVHEAVRSFSVSAEIMARVNEKAFEYLKAPMARLTGYDITVPLAKGENFHAINDDKIVEKVKEVMSFKF, encoded by the coding sequence ATGGCTGACACAAAAGTAGTTAATAATATTGAAGCCTTAACTCATGCGCTTGATTTAGCTATGGAAAAAGATCCAAATGTTGTGTTATTTGGAGAAGATGCTGGTTATGAAGGTGGAGTTTTCCGTGCAACTCAAGGTCTTCAAGCTAAATACGGTGTTCAAAGAGTTTTTGATACTCCTATTTCTGAAGCGGCTATTGCTGGAGTGGCAATTGGAGCTTCACTTGCTGGATTAAAACCAATTGGTGAATTACAATTCCAAGGATTCTCTTATCCAGCTATGCAACAAATTTTTACCCATGCAGCTAGATTAAGAAACCGTTCAAGAGGACGTTTATCAGTACCTATTGTTATTAGAATGCCTATGGGTGGAGGAATTAGAGCTTTAGAACACCACTCTGAAGCTTTAGAAGCTATCTACTCACACGTACCAGGAACTAAAGTAGTTATGCCTGCGTTCCCTTATGACACTAAAGGACTTTTACTTGCTGCTTTAGCAGATCCAGATCCAGTTATTTTCTTAGAACCTAAGAAAATTTACCGTGCTGGTAAACAAGAAATTCCTGCTGGATACTATGAAGTGGAAATTGGAAAAGCAAACGTTTTAGTTGAAGGAAAAGACTTGACTCTTGTTACTTATGGAGCTCAAGTTCACGATGCTTTAGCAGCGATGAAAAAACTTCAAGCATCAAATCCAGAAATTTCAATTGAACTTATTGATTTAAGAACAATCAAACCACTTGATCACCAAACAATAGTGGAATCTGTAAAGAAAACTGGAAGATTGCTTGTTGTTCATGAAGCAGTTAGAAGCTTCTCTGTTTCAGCTGAAATTATGGCTAGAGTTAATGAAAAAGCTTTTGAATATCTTAAAGCTCCAATGGCTCGTTTAACAGGATATGACATTACTGTGCCTCTTGCCAAAGGTGAAAACTTCCATGCTATTAACGATGATAAAATCGTTGAAAAAGTAAAAGAAGTTATGTCATTTAAGTTTTAA
- a CDS encoding 2-oxo acid dehydrogenase subunit E2, whose product MSIRTTPIARAKAAKLGIDLSLVKGSGDHGRILVADIDAYVASGAQKPAPAATSAPQSAPAAVTPRVVSGEPYSQPITPIRKAIAKAMTNSWDNVAYVNLVHEIDMTNLWNLRSSIKDLVLKSDNVKLTFLPYILKAVAIALREFPKFTAKYNEAKSTLDYPGVINLGFAVDTEAGLMVPVIPGADQLSILDLAKEIGRLAKAARERTIKPAEMKGAGFTVTNYGSVGSLFGVPVINYPELAIAGVGAIVDKPVVKNGAVVPGKVMYITVAGDHRWIDGAEIGRFASRVKELLEKPEVLGVY is encoded by the coding sequence ATGAGTATTAGAACAACCCCAATTGCTCGTGCCAAAGCAGCTAAACTTGGTATTGATTTATCTCTTGTTAAAGGTTCAGGAGATCACGGTCGTATTTTAGTTGCTGATATTGATGCATATGTAGCTTCAGGAGCTCAAAAACCTGCTCCAGCTGCAACAAGTGCTCCTCAAAGTGCGCCAGCAGCAGTAACCCCAAGAGTGGTAAGCGGAGAACCATATTCACAACCAATTACCCCAATTAGAAAAGCCATTGCTAAAGCGATGACAAACTCATGAGATAATGTTGCTTATGTAAACTTAGTTCATGAAATCGATATGACTAATTTATGAAATTTACGTTCATCAATTAAAGATTTAGTTCTTAAAAGTGATAACGTTAAATTAACCTTTTTACCTTACATTCTTAAAGCAGTGGCAATTGCTTTAAGAGAATTCCCTAAATTTACAGCAAAATACAATGAAGCTAAATCAACTTTAGATTATCCTGGAGTTATTAACTTAGGATTTGCTGTTGATACTGAAGCTGGATTAATGGTTCCTGTAATTCCAGGTGCTGATCAATTGTCAATTTTAGATTTAGCTAAAGAAATTGGTCGTTTAGCTAAAGCAGCTAGAGAAAGAACAATTAAACCTGCTGAAATGAAAGGTGCTGGATTTACAGTAACCAACTATGGTAGTGTAGGAAGTTTATTTGGAGTACCAGTTATTAACTATCCTGAACTTGCTATTGCTGGAGTTGGAGCAATCGTTGATAAACCAGTTGTTAAAAACGGAGCTGTTGTTCCAGGTAAAGTAATGTACATTACTGTTGCTGGGGACCACAGATGAATTGATGGAGCAGAAATTGGACGTTTTGCTTCAAGAGTTAAAGAATTACTTGAAAAACCTGAAGTATTAGGAGTGTACTAA
- the lpdA gene encoding dihydrolipoyl dehydrogenase codes for MYKFKFADIGEGLHEGTVAEIYVKDGQTVKEGDNLFSVETDKVTSDITSPVNGVISKIMMAVGDVIHVGQEIFLIDDGSGDAVVEEPAKEEKKETGASVVGEAVVNNDLIDLAAFKKSMPTVNEKAQVASNSSNIAKDVKPYTGKVDEDYDVIVVGSGPGGYLAAEEAGKSGLKTLIVEKSFWGGVCLNTGCIPTKALLKSTEVIQTIKHAHDYGIVLKKEEQISEDKTWTAMHQRKEEVVKKISKSVEMLMKSSKAKTVFGEAKVLGDRVIEVEGQVYRAKNLILATGSTANKLLKIPGFEQGYKDNKIITSKEAINWKEKRPKSVTIIGGGVIGLEFATIFSILGAKVVIIQNTERLLPAADKDVSIEVNKMLERLGVEVLFDTQTLKYENDKLYVNVKGEERVLEQEIVLTATGRTPNSQGLAEAGIKLGSRGEVLVDEHQRTNVEGVYAIGDVTGQSMLAHVAYAHAMTAVFNILGDKTKETYKPKSVAGCIYTNPEIAFIGMTEEEARAQGKDVLTSKYLFEYLGKSIAALNTTGFIKLIVDKEYGEILGAWIVGPHATDYIAEIALAMEQEITVNEIAHTIHPHPTYGEIIWEAARSASLKLSLAKLRK; via the coding sequence ATGTATAAATTTAAATTCGCAGATATTGGTGAAGGTCTTCACGAAGGTACAGTTGCTGAAATTTATGTAAAAGATGGTCAAACCGTTAAAGAAGGAGACAACCTTTTTAGTGTTGAAACCGATAAAGTTACTTCAGATATTACTTCTCCTGTTAATGGAGTAATTTCAAAAATTATGATGGCCGTTGGTGATGTTATTCATGTTGGTCAAGAAATTTTCTTAATTGATGATGGTTCAGGAGATGCAGTTGTTGAAGAACCAGCTAAAGAAGAGAAAAAAGAAACCGGAGCTAGTGTAGTTGGAGAAGCTGTTGTTAATAATGATTTAATTGATTTAGCAGCATTTAAAAAATCAATGCCTACAGTTAATGAAAAAGCACAAGTTGCTTCAAATTCATCAAATATTGCCAAAGATGTAAAACCATATACTGGTAAAGTTGATGAAGATTATGATGTTATTGTAGTTGGATCAGGTCCTGGTGGATATTTAGCAGCAGAAGAAGCTGGTAAAAGCGGACTTAAAACTTTAATTGTTGAAAAATCATTCTGAGGTGGAGTATGTTTAAACACCGGATGTATTCCTACTAAAGCATTACTTAAATCAACTGAAGTAATTCAAACAATTAAACATGCTCATGATTATGGAATTGTTCTTAAAAAAGAAGAACAAATTTCTGAAGATAAAACATGAACTGCAATGCACCAAAGAAAAGAAGAAGTCGTTAAAAAGATTTCTAAATCAGTTGAAATGCTTATGAAATCTTCAAAAGCTAAAACTGTATTTGGTGAAGCAAAAGTTCTTGGAGATAGAGTAATTGAAGTTGAAGGACAAGTTTACAGAGCTAAAAACTTAATTTTAGCTACTGGATCTACTGCTAATAAATTACTTAAAATTCCTGGATTTGAACAAGGTTACAAAGACAATAAAATCATCACTTCTAAAGAAGCAATTAACTGAAAAGAAAAACGTCCTAAATCAGTAACCATTATTGGTGGAGGAGTTATCGGTCTTGAATTTGCAACTATTTTCTCAATTTTAGGAGCTAAAGTTGTAATTATCCAAAACACCGAAAGACTTCTTCCAGCAGCTGATAAAGACGTATCAATAGAAGTTAACAAAATGCTTGAAAGACTTGGAGTTGAAGTTCTTTTTGATACCCAAACATTAAAATACGAAAATGACAAACTTTACGTAAATGTTAAAGGTGAAGAAAGAGTCCTTGAACAAGAAATTGTTCTTACAGCCACAGGTAGAACACCAAATTCTCAAGGTTTAGCTGAAGCTGGAATTAAACTTGGAAGCAGAGGTGAAGTATTAGTTGATGAACATCAAAGAACTAATGTTGAAGGTGTTTATGCTATTGGTGATGTTACTGGACAATCAATGCTTGCTCACGTAGCTTACGCTCACGCTATGACTGCAGTATTTAACATTCTTGGAGACAAAACCAAAGAAACATACAAACCTAAATCAGTAGCTGGATGTATTTACACCAACCCAGAAATTGCTTTTATTGGTATGACAGAAGAAGAAGCTAGAGCACAAGGTAAAGATGTATTAACTTCAAAATACTTATTTGAATACCTTGGAAAATCAATTGCCGCTTTAAATACCACTGGATTTATCAAATTAATTGTTGATAAAGAATACGGTGAAATTTTAGGAGCATGAATTGTAGGTCCTCACGCAACTGATTATATTGCTGAAATTGCTTTAGCAATGGAACAAGAAATTACAGTTAATGAAATTGCGCACACAATTCACCCTCACCCAACTTATGGAGAAATTATTTGAGAAGCTGCTCGTTCAGCAAGCTTAAAACTTTCTCTTGCTAAACTTAGAAAATAA